In Macrobrachium nipponense isolate FS-2020 chromosome 25, ASM1510439v2, whole genome shotgun sequence, one genomic interval encodes:
- the LOC135199494 gene encoding uncharacterized protein LOC135199494: MRDFKTPGFLVIVVVVALDALVFGASLHSGSSESYGRRREGRLANSQDDSVWLASNALHPADIEQDQDRTHAFPDTDVHRGHGAERLRHRRETQTPGVVNRFSSGANTAQSESAPLQRPELKRKKKLNTYIPPNRQSNAIPKGSGQSQPNSRQYDYYYVSNGGENNEDPTAGEEGYDYEDANAGGSTTEGGGLGQQPQQGDGADGNTDEEYVDDTGDAGGEEEGQTEVFVPESSTTVSTATTKASNASPGTASTTASSASPATSTTASSAPTVKITTASSAPTVKITTASSTSPVTSSTASSSSPVTSATASSSSPVTSATASSSSPVTSATTATTLAATSTKASSSVTSTVPSPSSSTTTTATSSTSAGTTGATTTTVANPADMLATAASFPLNIFTTVGSYTRGNLWLWRGQSSGELPVGQSNVNPFGQMNNVPSQSSNTFGQIDNSFGQVIQGQTSNGFGQVNYVPSQASNAFGQANYEPGQTSNAFGQVSYVPSQTSNPFGQINYVSSQTSNPFSQTYNNQGQSSNLFSQMESVPSQLINNPGPSNTAGDQPSSYSSGSPSITQQRGFGVVRLSGRGRADDSGVGHSQQEQNEAGQDEPQEASIAISSRLATPRRTNAGGLRMRKMTDAADGNAGTLKKRKTKKNKKKRRRRKKKKKMERVSSTTLQPTSTSTGSQLPEVGENSAITNPPPRELFASLYTSKVEGRPLGAESEGEGAVKKRKKIRKKKLKFITGKR, translated from the exons ATGAGGGATTTTAAGACGCCCGGGTTCTTGGTGATTGTGGTGGTGGTGGCATTGGATGCGCTGGTGTTCGGAGCGTCGCTACACAGTGGGTCGTCTGAGAGCTACGGCAGACGACGCGAGG GTCGACTCGCGAACAGTCAAGATGATTCCGTCTGGCTAGCGTCAAACGCCTTACATCCGGCGGACATCGAACAAGACCAAGACAGAACTCACGCTTTCCCAGACACTGATGTTCACAGAGGTCACGGTGCCGAAAGATTACGACACAGACGAGAGACGCAGACGCCAGGGGTCGTCAACAGGTTCTCCTCCGGTGCGAACACAGCACAGTCTGAAAGCGCACCATTGCAACGTCCTGAGCtcaaaagaaagaagaagttGAACACCTACATTCCTCCTAATCGCCAAAGCAACGCGATCCCCAAAGGAAGCGGCCAAAGTCAGCCCAACAGTAGGCAGTACGACTATTATTACGTGTCTAATGGAG GCGAGAACAACGAAGACCCTACCGCCGGCGAGGAAGGGTATGACTACGAAGACGCCAACGCCGGAGGCAGCACTACTGAAGGAGGAGGGTTAGGCCAACAGCCTCAACAAGGAGACGGCGCCGACGGGAATACTGACGAGGAGTACGTAGATGATACGGGTGACGCaggaggggaagaagaaggacAGACTGAGGTGTTCGTTCCAG AAAGTTCCACCACTGTGTCAACCGCAACAACAAAGGCTTCAAATGCCTCTCCAGGCACAGCCAGTACCACAGCATCCAGTGCCTCTCCAGCTACAAGTACCACAGCTTCTAGTGCCCCTACAGTTAAAATCACCACAGCTTCTAGTGCCCCTACAGTTAAAATCACCACAGCTTCCAGTACCTCTCCAGTCACCAGTTCCACAGCGTCTAGTTCCTCGCCAGTCACAAGTGCCACAGCATCTAGTTCCTCTCCAGTCACAAGTGCCACAGCATCTAGTTCCTCTCCAGTCACAAGTGCCACAACAGCCACCACCCTTGCAGCTACAAGCACTAAGGCATCCAGTTCTGTGACTAGCACGGTGCCCAGCCCCAGTTCCTCAACAACCACAACAGCCACTAGCTCCACTTCTGCAGGTACCACTGGTGCTACCACAACAACTGTGGCCAATCCGGCAGATATGCTAGCCACTGCTGCATCCTTCCCGCTCAACATCTTTACAACCGTTGGCAGCTACACAAGAGGTAACCTCTGGCTATGGAGGGGTCAGTCCTCGGGCGAACTTCCAGTTGGCCAGAGCAACGTCAACCCCTTTGGTCAAATGAACAACGTTCCAAGTCAAAGCAGCAATACTTTTGGCCAAATTGACAATTCATTTGGTCAAGTCATTCAAGGTCAAACTTCCAATGGCTTTGGGCAAGTCAATTATGTGCCTAGCCAGGCTTCCAATGCCTTCGGGCAAGCTAATTATGAGCCTGGTCAAACTTCAAATGCCTTTGGGCAAGTCAGTTATGTCCCTAGTCAAACTTCTAATCCCTTTGGGCAAATCAACTATGTGTCCAGTCAAACTTCCAATCCCTTCAGTCAAACATACAACAATCAGGGTCAAAGCAGCAATCTCTTCAGTCAAATGGAAAGCGTACCAAGCCAGCTCATCAACAATCCAGGTCCATCTAACACCGCCGGTGACCAGCCCAGCTCTTACTCCAGTGGAAGTCCCTCTATCACCCAACAGCGGGGCTTCGGGGTAGTCAGGCTGAGCGGACGAGGCCGAGCAGATGACTCTGGAGTCGGTCATTCCCAGCAAGAACAGAATGAAGCAGGTCAAGACGAACCTCAAGAAGCCTCCATTGCCATCAGCTCGAGACTGGCAACCCCGAGAAGGACAAACGCGGGTGGTCTGCGCATGCGCAAGATGACAGACGCTGCCGATGGCAACGCTGGAACCCTCAAGAAACgaaagacgaagaagaataagaagaagaggaggaggaggaagaagaagaagaagatggagagagTCTCCTCGACGACTCTGCAACCTACCTCGACCTCGACGGGGTCCCAGCTTCCGGAAGTGGGCGAGAATTCGGCAATAACTAACCCTCCTCCAAGGGAGCTCTTCGCCTCACTTTACACTTCCAAAGTCGAAGGTCGACCTCTGGGGGCGGAGTCAGAGGGCGAAGGGGCcgtcaagaaaaggaagaagatcaGGAAGAAAAAGCTGAAATTTATAACTGGGAAAAGGTAA
- the LOC135199493 gene encoding uncharacterized protein LOC135199493: MFAWRTSIEGDMRSGRKCEDSVPRMKSAPSTPPRPRPHPSRGRPSQNESKTEGDITKMKSRSLPGTPKKKPPHRRGANLVGDDDPEPPHRSASPQLPRPSVFPLDLAEVHPATEVPLNEGEGGGGSPPFPYGGLAGAGESSELKDFVALANWAKRKMVELGRKPAPSSGQTSTRIAALLKDLTTDTFDEEKYKLTRRIESHFNRAYHSALADFSKTDVPASSVDSIDDRSTVQLTNCILPPEDLRMPTTAILTSTTTTIAGVNLEDDVHFRNIYSRPPPLFSHRWLAQTKTTATSIPTTESAPEQAKPGHQRRGRCYTKTRLRGRKVKGEYFLSPDGRGPEASRRRRMSPELLRASQKEPKKMKGKKPPQLEVIRQRGVSIPAGNVAERTAVISISPGTQPPVAKQKKYSVVEVIHQSVNHDMSDGDEDSDVDDSGEAGRLSDQRRGEPEVEHSGEAGRLSDQRRGESEVELSPVSDENGPALTPLGVAQTVSRGSHTTDEDVQEPQRDAIQAHHGDTSPHSRSENEKQDSYSELGNEGETPISEEQDLPGYMPEVKWEEVTVDNRREEEEREAGDKEKTTRNIREAEDRLYQYELRERILTGLENWLEQLVLTGQEQIVGVPPVTSEEEEGEGEEEDHQSGSLQDSEDLNRQQTNVASEAVRTVLYDLVRDRLLGILPRQASSESEAPESGTKRPREVPSPVSYTSSYENEVGTSAPVTTPTSSPRTEDGRVAKVTTPSSSPTPLVPPDDAISRNQRVLTPQMSTEGIEGTHSEEAVATPSLSPPSGRSVIEVGPSVTPAVTPTSSPVRGKRVITQIITSVTPSHTPASSPEKLKPRYPTGTPALSPAGSPRRSDLKYPDACTPGQSPLPSEREMGVVATPPRSSPPSPSRTYDVVLSVPQSPSSPLSPARALHEAFPSRPGPEEAPAGPHRMQKPPQVPFPPNDDRGIQVESYRGIRERKVDLDDSQDLAVDDTPSVVCNSSAEPTVYSPVEGSETTFFTISEGEVVGGQSSVNASVEEGEIARACYLETPEGGLHVACSSHKGRLRPSVDDGELLQSESEIQIAENSDESSSSSEKQDASEPLVSSYSAEDYTISTTKATGSELSLVQDETYSGGDVTAASAESMDALRQENAILLRRLRHLGSFGLLGNQGSLSSSSGSTNQHN; this comes from the exons GCCCCCTCCACACCACCCAGACCCCGTCCACACCCGTCCAGAGGAAGGCCAAGCCAGAACGAGTCGAAGACGGAAGGTGACATCACGAAAATGAAGTCAAGGTCACTCCCGGGAACACCCAAGAAGAAACCCCCTCACAGACGCGGGGCAAATCTCGTCGGGGACGACGACCCCGAACCACCTCACCGTTCGGCGTCTCCCCAACTCCCTCGTCCTTCCGTGTTCCCCCTCGATCTCGCAGAAGTGCATCCTGCGACTGAGGTGCCCTTGAatgaaggggaagggggtggggggagtcctCCCTTCCCGTATGGGGGTTTGGCGGGCGCGGGAGAAAGTTCGGAACTGAAGGATTTCGTCGCGTTGGCTAACTGGGCTAAACGGAAGATGGTGGAACTTGGTAGGAAACCTGCTCCGTCCTCCGGACAGACCAGCACTAGGATCGCTGCTCTTCTGAAGGATCTGACCACTGATAC ATTCGACGAAGAAAAGTACAAACTGACGAGAAGGATAGAGTCCCATTTCAACCGAGCCTACCACAGTGCCTTG GCCGATTTCAGCAAAACTGATGTACCTGCTTCCTCAGTGGACTCCATCGACGATAGGTCCACTGTGCAGTTAACAAATTGCATCTTGCCTCCCGAAGACCTGAGAATGCCCACAACCGCCATTTTGACGAGTACAACCACAACCATAGCCGGTGTTAATTTGGAGGACGACGTTCACTTCAGAAACATCTACTCACGCCCTCCGCCTCTCTTCTCCCACCGGTGGTTGGCGCAGACGAAGACTACAGCCACGAGCATCCCTACAACAGAAAGCGCCCCTGAGCAGGCGAAGCCTGGCCATCAACGCAGGGGGCGCTGCTATACAAAGACCAGACTCAGGGGCCGGAAGGTGAAAGGGGAATACTTCCTGTCTCCCGACGGCCGTGGTCCAGAggccagcaggaggaggaggatgtccccGGAATTGCTGAGGGCCTCCCAGAAGGAACCCAAAAAGATGAAGGGCAAAAAGCCGCCACAACTAGAGGTGATTCGCCAAAGAGGCGTGAGTATTCCGGCAGGGAATGTTGCTGAAAGGACCGCTGTCATTTCTATCTCGCCGGGAACTCAACCTCCCGTCGCCAAGCAGAAGAAGTACTCTGTTGTAGAGGTCATCCACCAGAGTGTAAATCACGATATGTCAGATGGTGACGAGGATTCTGACGTCGATGACAGCGGTGAGGCAGGACGTCTGAGCGACCAGCGTCGTGGAGAACCGGAAGTCGAACACAGCGGTGAGGCAGGACGTCTGAGCGACCAGCGTCGTGGAGAATCGGAAGTCGAACTTAGCCCCGTCTCGGACGAAAATGGCCCTGCTCTAACCCCTCTGGGCGTTGCTCAAACTGTTAGTAGGGGTTCTCACACAACGGATGAAGATGTTCAGGAACCACAGAGAGATGCTATTCAGGCCCATCATGGCGACACGAGCCCACATTCCCGAAGCGAAAACGAGAAACAAGACTCGTATTCGGAGCTTGGTAACGAAGGTGAGACTCCCATTTCTGAAGAGCAGGACTTGCCCGGTTATATGCCGGAGGTGAAGTGGGAGGAGGTGACGGTGGATAAtcgcagagaagaagaagaaagagaagcaggtGATAAAGAGAAGACGACGAGAAACATTCGTGAGGCCGAAGACCGTCTCTACCAGTACGAACTGAGGGAACGAATTCTGACTGG GTTAGAAAACTGGCTGGAGCAGTTGGTTCTCACAGGGCAGGAACAGATCGTAGGAGTGCCCCCTGTGACgtctgaagaggaggagggggagggggaggaggaggaccacCAATCTGGGTCCCTCCAGGATTCTGAGGACTTGAACAGACAGCAA ACGAACGTGGCGTCAGAAGCTGTCAGGACTGTGCTGTACGATTTGGTTCGAGACAGGCTTCTGGGTATTCTTCCTCGACAG GCAAGTAGTGAATCGGAAGCGCCTGAGTCTGGCACGAAGAGGCCACGAGAGGTTCCCTCCCCTGTGTCGTACACCAGCAGTTACGAGAATGAAGTTGGGACGTCGGCACCGGTGACCACTCCTACGAGTTCACCAAGAACAGAGGACGGAAGGGTTGCGAAG GTTACGACACCCTCTTCCTCGCCAACACCACTTGTGCCGCCCGATGATGCCATCAGCCGAAACCAGAGGGTACTGACTCCCCAAATGTCAACGGAAGGGATCGAGGGGACCCACAGTGAAGAAGCCGTAGCAACCCCATCGTTATCACCACCTTCAGGTCGGTCTGTGATAGAAGTCGGTCCTTCTGTGACGCCAGCTGTTACCCCCACGAGCTCCCCAGTCAGAGGAAAGCGGGTGATTACGCAAATAATTACCAGTGTGACACCATCACACACCCCAGCGAGTTCCCCAGAGAAACTGAAGCCTAGATATCCTACCGGAACCCCAGCTCTCTCCCCAGCGGGTTCCCCACGTAGATCGGACCTTAAGTATCCGGATGCGTGCACCCCCGGACAGAGCCCTCTTCCttcagagagagaaatgggggtcGTGGCCACCCCTCCCAGAAGCAGCCCCCCCTCGCCCAGTAGGACTTACGACGTGGTGTTGTCAGTCCCACAGAGTCCTTCCTCCCCGTTGTCTCCTGCGCGTGCGCTCCATGAGGCCTTCCCCAGCAGACCGGGACCTGAAGAGGCCCCTGCTGGACCTCACCGAATGCAGAAGCCGCCACAGGTACCATTCCCTCCGAATGACGATCGAGGAATCCAAGTGGAATCCTACAGAGGGATTCGGGAGCGGAAAGTCGACCTGGACGACAGCCAAGATCTTGCTGTGGATGACACGCCCTCCGTCGTTTGCAATTCGTCCGCTGAACCTACGGTTTATTCGCCTGTTGAG GGATCGGAGACGACCTTCTTCACGATATCCGAAGGCGAAGTCGTGGGTGGCCAGAGCTCCGTGAATGCGTCGGTAGAAGAAGGCGAAATAGCCCGGGCCTGCTACCTAGAGACTCCTGAGGGCGGCTTGCACGTCGCTTGTTCGTCCCATAAGGGTCGCCTGCGTCCCTCTGTAGAT GACGGTGAACTGTTGCAATCTGAGAGTGAAATACAAATTGCTGAGAATAGTGACGAGTCATCAAGCTCCTCCGAAAAACAGGACGCTAGCGAGCCTTTAGTGTCCTCCTACTCGGCAGAAGACTACACAATAAGTACTACAAAAGCCACAg GTTCAGAATTATCGTTGGTGCAAGACGAAACCTACTCGGGCGGTGACGTCACGGCCGCGTCCGCCGAAAGCATGGACGCCCTTCGACAGGAGAACGCGATCCTCCTCCGCCGTCTGCGCCACTTGGGGTCCTTCGGCCTACTCGGCAACCAGGGTTCTCTGTCGTCGAGTTCTGGAAGCACAAACCAACATAACTAA